One window of the Clupea harengus chromosome 20, Ch_v2.0.2, whole genome shotgun sequence genome contains the following:
- the LOC116217978 gene encoding adhesion G-protein coupled receptor G2-like yields MFPIMAMLLLIGTTAERDTPTFIYTNSTGFGFSMRECRLHITDDPKNPLSCVKNQTACYVSCSEGGNFNFTSNSSELTVEGNQACDSFYIAGANNTCKLVPCTTNEIKEVLQPLNNPSANLNELKTLLNVKQMCNNLFDDFQFVDFYIGVEERIIHNVLRDLSLANVSLDFDLEDLVMTVTGVNCSRQDHFINVTSPTSVPGYTPVETLIPSVPGYTPVETLIPVEAFINTPAEKQKAAVVRYRSSQQFLVGQDVKLVSTVVRVEVLEPLKQLKTPLRMSFAVNWIDFSPVQNQNFSCQFYNHSALQDDSRWSSDGCTVNTVNTTVECSCDHMTPFAVLLIPGLEGTLDPLHWTILSYISYIGCGLSALFSAIAILSYFIISV; encoded by the exons ATGTTTCCTATCATGGCGATGCTCTTGCTGATAGGAACCACAGCTGAGAGAG ACACGCCCACCTTCATCTACACTAACAGCACCGGGTTTGGTTTCTCCATGCGCGAGTGCCGGCTTCACATCACCGACGACCCGAAGAACCCCCTGAGCTGCGTGAAGAACCAGACGGCATGCTACGTCTCGTGCTCGGAAGGGGGCAACTTTAACTTTACGTCTAACTCCAGTGAACTCACGGTGGAAGGCAATCAAGCCTGTGACAGTTTCTACATCGCTG GAGCAAATAACACCTGTAAACTCGTCCCGTGCACCACGAATGAAATTAAAGAAGTTCTACAGCCGTTAAATAACCCATCTGCAAACCTTAATGAGCTGAAAACACTTCTGAATGTCAAACAGATGTGCAACAATCTCTTTGATGATTTTCAATTCGTGGATTTCTACATTGG AGTAGAAGAACGCATCATACACAACGTTCTCAGGGACCTGTCGTTAGCTAATGTTTCACTGGACTTTGACCTGGAGGACCTCGTCATGACGGTGACCGGTGTTAATTGCAGCAGGCAAGACCACTTCATAAATGTGACGTCACCAACG AGTGTTCCAGGCTACACCCCTGTGGAGACACTGATTCCT AGTGTTCCAGGCTACACCCCTGTGGAGACGCTGATTCCTGTGGAAGCTTTCATCAACACCCCAGCGGAGAAACAGAAGGCAGCAGTGGTGCGTTACAGGTCTTCACAGCAGTTTCTG GTCGGTCAGGATGTCAAGCTGGTATCCACGGTGGTTCGGGTGGAAGTGCTGGAGCCTCTGAAACAGCTGAAGACGCCGCTGAGGATGAGTTTCGCTGTGAATTGGATCGATTTCTCTCCA GTACAGAATCAGAATTTCTCCTGTCAGTTTTACAATCACTCTG ccctcCAAGATGACAGCAGGTGGAGCAGTGATGGATGCACGGTGAACACAGTGAACACGACGGTGGAGTGCTCATGTGATCACATGACTCCTTTCGCTGTGCTCCTG ATCCCAGGCCTTGAGGGGACTCTGGACCCGCTGCACTGGACCATCCTGTCGTACATCAGTTACATCGGCTGTGGTCTCTCAGCTCTCTTCTCCGCTATCGCCATCCTGTCTTATTTCATCATaag tgtctga